The Pan paniscus chromosome 1, NHGRI_mPanPan1-v2.0_pri, whole genome shotgun sequence genome has a segment encoding these proteins:
- the SPRTN gene encoding DNA-dependent metalloprotease SPRTN isoform X3 → MCAGICSYEGKGGMCSIRLSEPLLKLRPRKDLVETLLHEMIHAYLFVTNNDKDREGHGPEFCKHMHRINSLTGANITVYHTFHDEVDEYRRHWWRCNGPCQHRPPYYGYVKRATNREPSAHDYWWAEHQKTCGGTYIKIKEPENYSKKGKGKAKLGKEPVLAAENKDKPNRGEAQLVIPFSGKGYVLGEASNLPSPGKLITSHAINKTQDLLNQNHSANAVRPNSKIKVKFEQNGSSKNSHLVSPAVSNSHQNVLSNYFPRVSFANQKAFRGVNGSPRISVTVGNIPKNSVSSSSQRRVSSSKISLRNSSKVTESASVMPSQDVSGSEDAFPNKRPRLEDKTVFDNFFIKKEQIKSSGNDPKYSTTTAQNSSSSSSQSKMVNCPVCQNEVLESQINEHLDWCLEGDSIKVKSEESL, encoded by the exons ACCCTCCTGCATGAAATGATACATGCCTATTTATTTGTCACTAATAACGACAAAGACCGAGAAGGGCATGGTCCAGAATTTTGTAAACATATGCATCGCATCAACAGCCTGACTGGAGCCAACATAACG GTATACCATACTTTTCACGATGAGGTGGATGAGTATCGGCGACACTGGTGGCGCTGCAATGGGCCGTGCCAGCACAGGCCACCGTATTACGGCTATGTCAAACGAGCTACTAACAGGGAACCCTCTGCTCATGACTATTGGTGGGCTGAGCACCAGAAAACCTGTGGAGGCACTTACATAAAAATCAAGGAACCAGAGAATTACtcaaaaaaaggcaaaggaaaggcAAAACTAGGAAAGGAACCAGTATTGGCCGCAGAGAATAAAG ATAAACCCAACAGAGGTGAGGCCCAGCTAGTAATCCCTTTTAGTGGGAAAGGATATGTTCTAGGAGAAGCAAGCAATTTACCTTCACCTGGGAAACTGATCACTTCACACGCCATTAATAAAACCCAAGATCTTTTAAATCAAAACCATTCAGCAAATGCTGTAAGACCTAATTCTAAAATCAAGGTGAAATTTGAACAGAATGGTTCAAGTAAAAATTCTCATCTGGTCTCCCCTGCTGTTAGTAACAGTCACCAAAATGTTCTAAGCAACTACTTTCCTAGAGTATCATTTGCCAACCAGAAGGCTTTCAGAGGTGTGAATGGATCTCCAAGGATAAGTGTAACAGTTGGCAACATCCCTAAAAACTCAGTCTCTTCTAGTTCTCAAAGAAGGGTTTCATCTTCTAAGATATCCCTAAGAAATTCTTCAAAAGTAACGGAATCAGCATCTGTGATGCCATCCCAGGATGTGAGTGGGTCTGAAGATGCATTCCCAAATAAACGACCTAGGCTAGAAGATAAGACtgtttttgacaatttttttatCAAGAAAGAGCAAATAAAAAGCAGTGGTAATGATCCAAAGTATAGTACAACCACAGCTCAGAATTCCAGCAGTTCATCCAGTCAGAGCAAAATGGTTAATTGCCCAGTTTGTCAGAATGAAGTTTTGGAGTCTCAGATTAATGAGCACTTGGACTGGTGCCTTGAAGGTGACAGCATCAAAGTCAAAAGCGAAGAAAGTCTTTGA